One Manihot esculenta cultivar AM560-2 chromosome 6, M.esculenta_v8, whole genome shotgun sequence DNA segment encodes these proteins:
- the LOC110616886 gene encoding uncharacterized protein LOC110616886 produces the protein MPSLSKSPPSPPSPRSLFHQDNCEAERRLEAEELLREAIVELQRRQRLAVLDCPCPPCDHPPDESCVAHAIGNLCQSFLLSYGVRVGVGILLRAFKLAKGQSYASLLDLKQLVSEKDLIVREEACRVGLLFGGFTGSYHALRCLLRKLRRKETPFNAILAGSVAGLSVLALDDSYQRRSLALYLLARAAQCAYNSAKSKNKFHLWGSHWRHGDSLLFALACAQIMYGFVMHPESLPKGYRDFIQKTGPVAKPVYEAVRYSCRGVPVDVASLSAYLSSIGKLKSVKLEVYPCMIPCSVIHPDLHSCLNHNAKAASATFRRTFPLYFSLTFVPYVFLHLQKFVDAPARTCWLAVRDAVRSTTFLSAFVGIFQGVICLHRKVATVDHKLVYWVAGGIAALSVLLEKKSRRAELALYVLPRAGDSLWYILVNHHLLPAVKNAEVALFCACMGGIMYYLEYEPGTMAPFLRGLIRRFLASRISNPSSPSNRSSSYSYLQTPDAKPPKLWEGRETEDSSSEKYNLESIPGL, from the exons ATGCCTTCTCTCTCCAAGTCTCCCCCTTCTCCGCCTTCTCCTCGCTCTCTTTTTCATCAAGACAACTGCGAAGCCGAGCGCCGCCTCGAGGCGGAGGAGCTCTTGCGAGAGGCCATTGTGGAGCTCCAGCGTCGGCAGCGTTTGGCTGTCCTTGATTGTCCTTGTCCGCCCTGTGATCATCCGCCTGATGAATCTTGTGTGGCTCACGCTATTGGCAATCTCTGCCAGAGTTTCCTTCTCTCGTACGGCGTCAGGGTCGGTGTAGGTATATTACTTCGAGCTTTCAAGCTCGCTAAGGGACAGTCTTATGCTTCCCTTCTCGATCTCAAG CAACTTGTATCAGAGAAAGATTTAATTGTGAGAGAAGAAGCATGCCGTGTTGGTTTACTATTTGGGGGATTTACAGGGTCCTATCATGCACTCAGATGCTTGTTGAGAAAGTTGAGAAGGAAAGAGACGCCGTTTAATGC AATTTTAGCTGGTTCGGTTGCAGGGTTGTCTGTTTTAGCATTAGATGACTCCTACCAGAGGCGTAGTCTTGCTCTTTATCTCTTGGCTAGAGCAGCTCAG TGTGCGTATAATTCTGCCAAGTCTAAGAACAAATTTCACCTATGGGGAAGCCATTGGAGACATGGTGACTCGTTGCTCTTTGCTCTTGCATGTGCTCAG ATTATGTATGGCTTTGTAATGCACCCAGAGAGCTTGCCAAAAGGATATCGTGACTTTATTCAGAAGACTGGTCCAGTTGCAAAGCCTGTGTATGAGGCTGTGAGATATAGCTGCAGAGGGGTCCCAGTGGATGTTGCCTCACTATCAGCTTATTTATCTAGCATAGGGAAACTCAAATCTGTGAAGTTGGAAGTATACCCTTGCATGATTCCCTGTTCTGTTATTCATCCAGACTTACATTCATGTTTGAATCATAATGCTAAAGCAGCATCAGCTACATTCAGAAGAACTTTCCCACTTTACTTCTCATTGACTTTTGTCCCATATGTTTTTCTACACCTTCAGAAG TTCGTGGATGCACCTGCTCGCACATGTTGGCTTGCTGTTAGAGATGCTGTTCGCTCAACAACATTTTTATCTGCATTTGTTGGAATTTTTCAG GGGGTGATATGTCTGCATAGAAAAGTCGCAACAGTGGACCACAAACTTGTCTATTGGGTTGCAGGAGGAATTGCTGCTCTTTCAGTGCTACTAGAGAAAAAATCTAGACGTGCTGAACTTGCTTTGTATGTTCTGCCACGAGCTGGAGATTCGTTGTGGTATATTTTAGTTAATCACCACCTGCTTCCAGCTGTTAAGAATGCAGAG GTGGCTTTATTTTGTGCATGCATGGGAGGAATAATGTACTACTTGGAATATGAACCAGGCACTATGGCTCCATTCCTTAGGGGTCTAATCCGTCGTTTCCTTGCCAGCAGAATAAGTAATCCAAGCTCTCCATCCAATCGGAGTTCTTCGTACTCATATTTGCAGACTCCTGATGCTAAGCCACCAAAATTGTGGGAAGGCAGAGAAACTGAAGATTCATCATCTGAGAAATACAATCTTGAATCCATTCCAGGGCTGTAA
- the LOC110616887 gene encoding ankyrin repeat-containing protein BDA1 produces MDVRLLEAAQTGDVDYLQLLLVENPLILDNIALFSSENPIHTASIAGHLDFVKEILRLRPGFAKEINQDGLSPMHMAAANGHVEILRELMKVDCRLCRSQGKEKKTPLHCAAIKGRAEIISVMLLCCPDSIEDKTVQGETALHLAVKRNQFQAVNVLLDNIREKNRGDLLSLKDELGNTVLHLAAWKRQRQVIELLLGSGTTNSGILEVNAKTNSGLTALDLLLIFPSEAGDTEITEILRSAGAMRAKDISHPAISSFQSVNQNSAFSTLEICQTEQPKNLVDYFKFQKGRDSPSEARSALLVIAVLVATATFQVGVNPPGGVWQDSYIPDQSNSKAIITKAHYAGESILATASPIAFALFVLFNSIGLSVSLFMIHILTSRFPLQFELQMCIVALYFTYNTALINMSPDEVKLYVVLVTVIPSSLTAVIAKAIRIHAKKMAEFVLARIRRVP; encoded by the exons ATGGATGTTAGGTTGCTAGAGGCAGCTCAAACAGGAGATGTAGACTACTTGCAGCTATTACTTGTGGAAAATCCACTCATTCTTGACAATATAGCACTGTTTTCATCAGAAAATCCCATTCACACTGCCTCCATTGCTGGGCATCTTGACTTTGTTAAAGAGATCTTGAGGCTGAGACCAGGATTTGCCAAAGAAATAAACCAAGATGGTTTGAGTCCCATGCATATGGCAGCGGCCAATGGGCATGTAGAGATTTTAAGGGAGCTGATGAAAGTTGACTGCAGACTCTGCCGTTCAcagggaaaagagaagaagactCCTCTTCACTGTGCAGCTATCAAGGGGAGGGCCGAGATAATCAGTGTCATGCTTTTGTGTTGTCCTGATAGTATtgaagacaaaactgttcaagGAGAGACTGCTCTGCACCTGGCTGTTAAGAGAAACCAGTTTCAAGCCGTAAATGTATTGTTGGATAATATCAGAGAAAAGAACAGGGGAGATTTGTTGAGCTTGAAGGATGAATTAGGCAACACGGTTCTGCACCTTGCAGCCTGGAAAAGACAGCGTCAG GTGATAGAGTTGTTACTTGGTTCTGGCACTACTAACTCGGGCATTTTGGAAGTGAATGCCAAAACCAACAGTGGCCTTACTGCACTTGATTTGCTATTGATTTTCCCAAGTGAGGCAGGTGACACAGAAATCACAGAGATCCTTCGGAGTGCTGGAGCTATGCGAGCAAAGGACATTAGCCATCCTGCCATTTCCTCATTTCAATCTGTCAATCAGAACTCAGCATTCTCAACACTAGAGATATGTCAAACAGAACAACCAAAAAACTTGGTGGATTACTTCAAGTTTCAAAAGGGTAGAGACTCTCCGAGTGAGGCTCGGAGTGCACTATTAGTTATTGCGGTTCTAGTAGCAACTGCAACATTTCAAGTCGGAGTTAACCCTCCGGGTGGTGTTTGGCAAGACAGTTATATACCAGATCAAAGTAACAGCAAAGCCATCATCACAAAAGCACATTATGCAGGGGAATCAATTTTAGCAACAGCTAGTCCAATTGCATTTGCACTTTTTGTGCTTTTCAACTCCATAGGGTTATCAGTATCTCTTTTTATGATTCACATACTCACCAGTAGGTTCCCCTTGCAATTTGAATTACAAATGTGCATAGTTGCATTGTATTTTACTTACAACACTGCATTAATAAACATGTCACCGGATGAAGTGAAGCTCTATGTCGTTTTGGTGACTGTAATCCCATCTTCACTCACAGCAGTTATAGCCAAAGCTATAAGAATACATGCAAAGAAGATGGCAGAGTTTGTGTTGGCCAGGATTCGTCGTGTCCCTTGA
- the LOC110616884 gene encoding U6 snRNA phosphodiesterase, with the protein MEALLASYGDASSDSDSDTALSTKAVTESASIPNTRPDVVVLPPPPVSLLTPPNSTGLIDYLQAGQPNRARSFPHVEGNYALHVYIPVYIPPTSKKEVVLFLKRVSSVVPCLHVVDADVPLDILCKDDHKLEKVAVGREFHISLGRTVPIRVHQIDSVIAMLRQRLQFQKRYWIDFNKWEVFINDDKTRTFLSMEVVTGGLAEIARQIEYVNEVYKLHNLPEFYKDPRPHISLAWALGDINDSLKRAVEEETDRCIGASVQKRIFTCKFSGIECKIGNKTYRICKFHDE; encoded by the exons ATGGAAGCTCTATTAGCCTCATATGGAGACGCATCATCGGACTCGGACTCTGACACTGCTCTTTCCACAAAAGCAGTCACCGAATCTGCTTCAATTCCAAATACGCGACCGGATGTCGTAGTTTTGCCACCTCCTCCTGTATCACTTCTCACCCCTCCTAATTCTACCG GTCTCATAGATTACTTGCAAGCTGGCCAGCCAAATCGAGCGAGGAGCTTTCCCCATGTTGAGGGCAACTATGCTTTGCACGTTTACATCCCAG TTTATATACCGCCTACCTCAAAGAAAGAAGTGGTCCTCTTTTTGAAGAGGGTATCATCTGTTGTGCCCTGTCTTCATGTTGTGGATGCTGACGTTCCACTTGACATCTTATGCAAAGATGATCACAAGCTTGAAAAAGTTGCAGTAGGTAGAGAATTCCACATTAGCTTGGGAAGAACTGTCCCCATTCGAGTTCATCAGATTGATTCTGTGATTGCAATGCTTCGCCAGAGGCTTCAGTTTCAGAAACG ATATTGGATTGATTTTAATAAGTGGGAGGTTTTTATCAATGATGATAAAACTCGAACTTTCCTTTCAATGGAAGTTGTTACGGGAGGATTAGCTGAG ATTGCAAGGCAAATTGAATATGTTAATGAGGTCTACAAACTCCACAATCTTCCTGAATTTTACAAG GATCCACGCCCTCATATATCCTTGGCTTGGGCATTGGGGGACATCAATGATTCATTAAAGAGAGCAGTTGAAGAAGAAACAGATAGGTGCATTGGGGCTTCTGTACAGAAACGTATTTTTACCTGTAAATTCAGTGGCATTGAGTGTAAGATTGGTAATAAAACATACAGAATTTGTAAATTTCATGATGAATAA
- the LOC110617496 gene encoding protein ORANGE, chloroplastic, with protein sequence MLHLQLLCFSCLYYPPSPDSDKQLQIFLRLRRNKKFFVSILLLQQYETETHRLGVSIMGSLSRVLAVSYPHKPLCLSGPHSLHHSNYRFVDVNRKSSSKWRSMASELESSSFSPSIDSDSTDKTAAGFCIIEGPETVQDLSKMELQEIRDNIRSRRNKIFLHMEEVRRLRIQQRIKSAELGILKETQENELPNFPSFIPFLPPLSAENLKLYYATCFSLIAGIIIFGGLLAPTLELKLGLGGTSYEDFIRSVHLPMQLSQVDPIVASFSGGAVGVISALMVVEINNVKQQEHKRCKYCLGTGYLACARCSSTGAVVLIEPVSTVSGGAQPLSAPKTERCSNCSGSGKVMCPTCLCTGMAMASEHDPRIDPFD encoded by the exons ATGCTTCACCTCCAACTCCTATGCTTCTCTTGTCTCTATTATCCTCCTTCACCTGATTCCGATAAACAGTTGCAGATCTTTCTTCGTTTAAGACGAAACAAAAAGTTCTTTGTATCTATATTGTTGTTGCAACAATACGAGACGGAGACTCACAGATTGGGGGTCTCGATTATGGGTAGTTTGAGCCGTGTTTTGGCGGTTTCTTACCCACATAAACCGCTGTGCCTGTCTGGTCCTCACAGCTTACATCACTCGAACTATAGATTTGTAGATGTCAACCGCAAATCGAGCTCGAAATGGCGATCTATGGCGTCTGAGCTTGAATCTTCTTCCTTCTCGCCTTCTATTGACTCTGATTCAACTGATAAAACCGCCGCCGG GTTTTGTATCATAGAAGGGCCTGAAACGGTTCAAGACTTATCCAAAATGGAACTGCAAGAAATTCGAGATAATATTCGAAGTCGGCGGAACAAAATTTTCTTGCATATGGAGGAG GTTCGTAGGCTGAGGATACAACAGAGAATCAAGAGTGCTGAACTTGGGATTTTAAAGGAAACGCAAGAGAATGAGCTTCCCAACTTTCCATCATTCATCCCCTTCTTGCCTCCTTTG AGTGCAGAAAATCTGAAGTTATACTATGCTACTTGTTTTTCTCTTATTGCTGGGATTATCATTTTTGGTGGCCTTTTAGCACCCACT TTGGAGCTTAAGCTCGGTTTGGGGGGGACATCATATGAAGATTTTATCCGAAGTGTCCATTTGCCTATGCAGTTGAG TCAGGTTGATCCTATAGTAGCTTCATTCTCTGGAGGAGCAGTTGGGGTGATCTCAGCATTGATGGTAGTTGAGATAAACAATGTAAAACAACAGGAACATAAAAGATGCAAATATTGTCTTGGAACTG GGTATCTTGCATGTGCTCGTTGCTCAAGCACTGGCGCAGTTGTTCTTATTGAACCAGTTTCAACAGTCAGTGGTGGGGCTCAGCCACTGTCAGCACCCAAAACAGAAAGATGTTCGAATTGTTCGGGATCTGGAAAG GTGATGTGCCCCACATGCCTTTGCACTGGAATGGCTATGGCAAGTGAACACGACCCGAGGATTGACCCCTTCGATTAG